From the Bacteroidota bacterium genome, the window CTTAAGCTAAGCGATAAATTATCAGAGTTTATCGCATCTTTTATCATGTAATCGTTTGCCCCCGAACGCATAACCTCTGTGGCTACATGCTCATCTCCATGTGAAGTCACGAAAATGATAGGTGTTAATATTCCCCTATTTCGGATGGTTTTAACCAATGTTATACCATCCATGTCAGGCATTCGAAAATCTGTTATGATGCAGTCAAATTCTTCAGTTTCAAGAATTTTGAGTCCTTCAGCAGATAAACTTGCATGAGTAGATTCTGCATGCATATCAGTATCCTGCAAGGCTCTTTTAATCAGCATTGCATCTACTTTTTCATCCTCGATTATTAATACTCTGTAGGGCATAGTTGTATTGTTTTGGTTAGGGTAATTCAATCATCTTCCAAAAATTATTCAGTGTCGATACTGCTGTCACAAATTTTTCGAAGTTTATTGGTTTTAAAATATATCCTGCTACATTCAAACTATATGCTTCAATTTTATCACTGTCTTCGTTCGAAGTGGTCATCATAAAAACACTAATTGATTTTAGGTTTTTATCTGCACGCATTGCCCTTAACAATTCGATACCATTCATTTTGGGCATATTGATATCCAGCAATACTATTTTGGGGGTTGGTGTAAGCTTTTCAACTCCATTTTCCCCTTTTAACATATTCAATGCTTCCAAACCGTTGTGTGCAACATACAATGGATTAGTGATGTTGTTTTTTTTGAATGCACGTTGCACATTCATCACATCAACCATATCATCTTCTACTAATAGTATATTTAATAAATTATCTTCCATGAGTCTTTTTTTTCAGTTAGGTATTGAAAAATAACATTCATTTTATTAGTCAGGTCTTTCGCATAAACTCCAATAACTATTTAAAGTAGCTACAGAAGTGACGAATTTTTCAAAAGATAAAGGCTTTAATATATAGCCAGCCACATTTAAATCATATGCTTTTATTTTGTCACTATCCTGATTTGAGGTAGTCATCACAAATACAGAAATCATTTTTAAATTTTCATCTTTTCTGATTTCCTTTAAAAACTCAATGCCATTCATGCGAGGCATATTAATATCCAGAATAATTACTTTCGGCAATGCAATGCCAGGCTTGGTTAACATATCCAGTGCTTCCAAACCATTTCTGGCGACCATAATGGGATTGGTTATGTTGTTTTTCTTAAAAGCTCTC encodes:
- a CDS encoding response regulator, with amino-acid sequence MPYRVLIIEDEKVDAMLIKRALQDTDMHAESTHASLSAEGLKILETEEFDCIITDFRMPDMDGITLVKTIRNRGILTPIIFVTSHGDEHVATEVMRSGANDYMIKDAINSDNLSLSL
- a CDS encoding response regulator, producing the protein MEDNLLNILLVEDDMVDVMNVQRAFKKNNITNPLYVAHNGLEALNMLKGENGVEKLTPTPKIVLLDINMPKMNGIELLRAMRADKNLKSISVFMMTTSNEDSDKIEAYSLNVAGYILKPINFEKFVTAVSTLNNFWKMIELP
- a CDS encoding response regulator, producing the protein MSEIPLSIMLVEDDEVDIMNVKRAFKKNNITNPIMVARNGLEALDMLTKPGIALPKVIILDINMPRMNGIEFLKEIRKDENLKMISVFVMTTSNQDSDKIKAYDLNVAGYILKPLSFEKFVTSVATLNSYWSLCERPD